Genomic DNA from Amycolatopsis alba DSM 44262:
CGCGCTTCCTGCTGGACCGCGACACCACCAGTGCGGGACGGCACCCGGACAGCGACATCTTCCTCGACGACGTCACGGTTTCCCGGCGGCACGCCGAGTTCCGCCGTGAGGGTGGCGAGTTCGTCGTCATCGACGTCGGCAGCCTCAACGGCACCTACGTCAACCGCGAGCCGGTCGACCAGGCCGTACTCGCCGGTGGCGACGAGGTGCAGATCGGCAAGTTCCGCCTGGTCTTCCTGACCGGCACGGGTTCCGGGGGCCAGGGGGCACGGTGACGGCGGCCGGGCGGCCTGATCGGGATGCGTCGCAGCGCGATGGGTTGAGCATCGGGGCCGTGCTGGCACAGCTGCGCGGCGACTTCCCCGATGTCACCATCTCCAAGATCCGGTTCCTCGAAGCGGAAGGTCTGGTCCAGCCGGGCCGGACCCCGTCGGGGTACCGGCAGTTCGCCGCGGCGGACGTGGAGCGGCTGCGGTTCGTCCTGTCCGCCCAGCGGGATCACTACCTTCCGCTGAAGGTCATCAAGGAGCAGCTGGACGCGGCGGATCAGGGTGCCGCGCCGTCGGCGGCGCTGCCCAGGCCGCCGCGGAAACTCGTTTCGCTCGACGCCCCAGGGGAGAACGGCGGCTTGCCGTCCCCTGGGGAC
This window encodes:
- the garA gene encoding glycogen accumulation regulator GarA, with translation MSTNDGPGVPPEQSPERTSVFRADFLADVEGTEAPPAAEAPVQGVDALPAGSALLVVKRGPNAGSRFLLDRDTTSAGRHPDSDIFLDDVTVSRRHAEFRREGGEFVVIDVGSLNGTYVNREPVDQAVLAGGDEVQIGKFRLVFLTGTGSGGQGAR